The following coding sequences lie in one Flavobacterium cyclinae genomic window:
- a CDS encoding DUF4197 domain-containing protein translates to MKKIFLSLAVFSLFSCAEMQQVLDQLPQGTTGISQIEIGNGLKEALNNGISKQVSKLTATDGFFKNEAVKILLPQELQVVDKKLRQIGMSKLADEGLKVLNRAAEDAVKEATPIFVDAVKQMTFNDAKNILMGNENSATTYLQNTTSNALYIKFNPVIKNSFAKVGADKVWNNIITKYNSIPLVTKVNPDLTDYTTNKAMEGVFKMIAVEEKEIRNNLNARSSDLLKRVFALQDKK, encoded by the coding sequence ATGAAAAAAATCTTTCTTAGCCTAGCCGTTTTCAGTTTATTTAGTTGTGCTGAAATGCAACAAGTATTAGATCAATTACCTCAAGGAACAACCGGAATTAGCCAAATTGAAATTGGTAATGGTTTAAAAGAAGCTTTAAACAATGGAATATCCAAACAAGTATCAAAATTAACTGCAACAGATGGTTTCTTTAAAAATGAAGCCGTTAAAATTTTATTACCTCAAGAATTACAAGTGGTTGATAAAAAATTACGTCAGATAGGCATGAGCAAATTAGCCGATGAAGGATTGAAAGTCTTAAATCGTGCTGCAGAAGACGCGGTTAAAGAAGCTACTCCTATTTTTGTAGATGCTGTTAAACAAATGACATTCAATGATGCGAAAAACATTTTGATGGGGAACGAAAACTCAGCTACTACATATTTGCAAAATACAACCTCAAATGCATTATACATAAAATTCAACCCAGTGATAAAAAATTCATTTGCCAAAGTTGGTGCTGATAAAGTTTGGAATAATATAATTACAAAATACAATTCTATTCCGTTAGTTACTAAAGTAAATCCTGATTTAACCGATTACACTACTAACAAAGCTATGGAAGGTGTTTTTAAAATGATTGCGGTTGAAGAAAAGGAAATTCGTAACAACCTAAACGCTAGAAGTTCCGATTTATTAAAACGAGTTTTTGCTTTACAAGACAAAAAATAA
- a CDS encoding methylmalonyl-CoA mutase family protein, which yields MELQTPYIPKNKVRIVTAASLFDGHDAAINIMRRIIQATGVEVIHLGHDRSVEEVVNTAIQEDANAIAMTSYQGGHNEYFKYMYDLLKEKGAGHIKIFGGGGGVILPSEIEELHAYGITKIYSPDDGRAMGLQGMINDLVQKADFPVGDVLNGEAEHLEEKNPRAIARVISAAENFPEIAKETLDKIHAANETSKIPVLGITGTGGAGKSSLVDELVRRFLIDFPEKTIGLISVDPSKRKTGGALLGDRIRMNAINNSRVYMRSLATRQSNLALSKYVAEAIQVLKAAKYDLIILETSGIGQSDTEILDHSDVSLYVMTPEFGAATQLEKIDMLDFADLVALNKFDKRGALDAIRDVKKQYQRNHNLWDVDTDKMPIFGTIASQFNDPGMNTLYKSIMDKIVEKTGSDLKSTFQITREMSEKIFVIPPHRTRYLSEIAENNRKYDETALTQVEVAQKLYGIFKTIESVNGNLPQIDKAGIIESSLKINDSNKDFLGLLLKEFDRVKMNLDPYNWEILLTWEEKVNKYKNPVYSFKVRDKEIKIETHTESLSHSQIPKVALPKYQAWGDILKWNLQENVPGEFPFASGLYPFKREGEDPTRMFAGEGGPERTNRRFHYVSLGMPAKRLSTAFDSVTLYGNDPDHRPDIYGKIGNAGVSICCLDDAKKLYSGFDLSHPATSVSMTINGPAPMLLGFFMNAAIDQNCEKYIKENGLEAEVEKKKKELYDDKGLERPRYNGELPEGNNGLGLLLLGVTGDQVLPADVYQDIKVKTLAQVRGTVQADILKEDQAQNTCIFSTEFALRLMGDVQEYFIKQNVRNFYSVSISGYHIAEAGANPITQLAFTLANGFTYVEYYLSRGMNINDFGPNLSFFFSNGIDPEYAVIGRVARKIWAKAMKNKYGANERAQMLKYHIQTSGRSLHAQEIDFNDIRTTLQALYAIYDNCNSLHTNAYDEAITTPTEESVRRAMAIQLIINKELGLAKNENPIQGSFIIEELTDLVEEAVLAEFDRITERGGVLGAMETMYQRSKIQEESLYYETLKHTGEFPIIGVNTFLSSKGSPTVIPAEVIRATEEEKQFQIQTLENLHQAKAKEVENQISIIQEAAIQNQNIFEKLMDAAKVCSLGQITSALFEVGGQYRRNM from the coding sequence ATGGAACTACAAACTCCTTATATTCCTAAAAATAAAGTAAGAATTGTGACCGCAGCGTCACTTTTTGATGGACATGATGCAGCTATTAATATCATGCGTAGAATTATTCAAGCTACAGGTGTTGAGGTAATTCACCTTGGACATGATAGAAGCGTGGAAGAAGTAGTAAATACTGCCATTCAGGAAGATGCAAATGCAATTGCTATGACATCTTATCAAGGTGGTCATAACGAATATTTCAAATACATGTACGATTTGCTTAAAGAAAAAGGAGCAGGTCATATCAAAATATTTGGTGGAGGTGGAGGTGTAATTCTTCCTTCTGAAATCGAAGAGTTACATGCTTACGGAATCACTAAAATTTATTCTCCAGATGATGGTCGTGCTATGGGATTACAAGGCATGATTAACGACTTGGTTCAAAAAGCAGATTTTCCTGTCGGAGATGTGTTAAATGGAGAAGCGGAACATTTAGAAGAGAAAAATCCAAGAGCGATTGCTCGTGTAATTTCTGCTGCTGAAAATTTCCCTGAAATTGCGAAAGAAACGTTAGATAAAATTCACGCCGCAAACGAAACTTCTAAAATTCCAGTTTTAGGTATTACGGGGACAGGTGGTGCTGGAAAATCTTCATTAGTAGACGAATTAGTTAGAAGATTTTTAATCGATTTCCCAGAAAAAACAATCGGATTAATTTCGGTGGATCCATCAAAACGTAAAACTGGTGGTGCTTTGTTAGGTGATAGAATTCGTATGAATGCGATTAACAATTCTCGTGTTTACATGCGTTCGTTAGCAACTCGTCAATCGAATTTAGCCTTATCAAAATATGTAGCCGAAGCGATTCAAGTGTTGAAAGCGGCTAAATATGATTTAATCATTTTAGAAACTTCAGGAATTGGACAATCGGATACTGAAATTCTTGACCATTCAGACGTTTCTCTATATGTAATGACACCTGAATTTGGTGCTGCAACGCAGTTAGAGAAAATTGATATGTTGGATTTCGCTGATTTAGTAGCATTAAATAAATTTGATAAACGTGGGGCTTTAGATGCAATTCGTGATGTGAAAAAACAATACCAACGCAATCATAATCTTTGGGATGTAGATACCGATAAGATGCCAATTTTTGGAACTATCGCATCGCAATTCAACGATCCAGGAATGAATACGCTTTACAAATCTATCATGGATAAGATTGTGGAGAAAACAGGTTCGGATTTAAAATCTACTTTCCAAATTACGCGTGAAATGAGTGAGAAAATCTTCGTAATTCCGCCTCACAGAACTCGTTATTTATCTGAAATTGCAGAAAACAATAGAAAATATGACGAAACTGCTTTAACACAAGTAGAAGTAGCGCAAAAATTATACGGAATTTTCAAAACCATTGAATCAGTTAACGGAAATTTACCTCAAATTGATAAAGCAGGAATTATTGAAAGTTCGTTAAAAATAAATGATAGCAACAAAGATTTCTTAGGATTGTTATTGAAAGAATTCGACCGAGTAAAAATGAATTTAGACCCATACAATTGGGAGATTTTATTGACTTGGGAAGAAAAAGTAAACAAATACAAAAATCCGGTCTATTCGTTCAAAGTTCGTGATAAAGAAATCAAAATTGAAACGCATACCGAATCGTTATCGCATTCACAAATTCCAAAAGTAGCCTTACCTAAATACCAAGCTTGGGGTGATATCTTAAAATGGAATTTACAAGAGAACGTACCGGGAGAATTTCCTTTTGCATCTGGATTATATCCTTTCAAACGTGAAGGAGAAGATCCAACGCGTATGTTTGCAGGAGAAGGAGGTCCAGAACGAACCAATCGTCGTTTCCATTATGTTTCTTTGGGAATGCCAGCAAAACGTTTATCTACAGCATTCGACTCGGTAACGTTATACGGAAATGACCCAGACCACAGACCTGATATTTATGGTAAAATTGGTAATGCAGGAGTTTCTATTTGTTGTTTAGACGATGCTAAGAAATTATACTCTGGTTTCGATTTAAGTCACCCAGCGACATCCGTTTCTATGACAATTAATGGTCCAGCACCCATGTTGTTAGGATTTTTTATGAATGCTGCTATCGACCAAAACTGTGAAAAATACATCAAAGAAAACGGTTTAGAAGCCGAAGTTGAGAAAAAGAAAAAAGAACTTTACGACGATAAAGGTTTAGAAAGACCAAGATACAACGGAGAATTACCAGAAGGAAACAATGGTTTAGGATTGTTGCTTTTAGGTGTAACGGGAGACCAAGTGTTACCAGCGGATGTGTATCAAGATATCAAAGTGAAGACGTTAGCACAAGTTCGTGGAACGGTTCAAGCGGATATTTTAAAAGAAGACCAAGCACAAAATACTTGTATTTTCTCAACAGAATTTGCGTTGCGTTTGATGGGAGACGTTCAAGAATATTTCATCAAACAAAATGTACGTAACTTTTATTCGGTTTCGATTTCAGGTTATCACATTGCCGAAGCTGGAGCAAATCCAATTACGCAGTTAGCATTTACTTTAGCGAATGGTTTCACTTACGTGGAATATTATTTAAGTAGAGGAATGAATATCAATGACTTCGGTCCGAATTTATCGTTCTTTTTCTCAAACGGAATTGATCCTGAATATGCGGTAATTGGTCGTGTAGCTCGTAAGATTTGGGCAAAAGCCATGAAAAACAAATACGGAGCTAACGAAAGAGCGCAAATGTTGAAATATCACATTCAAACGTCTGGACGTTCGTTACACGCGCAAGAGATTGATTTCAATGATATTCGTACGACTTTACAAGCGTTGTACGCGATTTACGATAACTGTAACTCGTTACACACGAATGCTTATGATGAGGCAATTACGACTCCAACAGAAGAATCAGTACGTCGTGCAATGGCAATTCAGTTGATTATTAATAAAGAATTAGGTTTAGCTAAAAACGAAAACCCAATCCAAGGTTCGTTCATTATTGAAGAATTAACTGATTTAGTTGAAGAAGCGGTTTTAGCTGAATTTGATAGAATCACAGAAAGAGGAGGAGTTCTTGGTGCTATGGAAACCATGTACCAAAGAAGTAAAATTCAAGAAGAATCATTGTATTACGAAACTTTGAAACATACTGGAGAATTCCCAATTATTGGAGTAAATACCTTCTTAAGTTCAAAAGGTTCGCCAACAGTGATTCCAGCAGAAGTAATTCGTGCTACAGAGGAGGAAAAACAATTCCAAATCCAAACATTAGAGAATTTACATCAAGCCAAAGCGAAAGAAGTAGAAAATCAAATTTCAATCATTCAAGAGGCAGCGATTCAAAATCAAAACATTTTTGAAAAATTAATGGATGCAGCTAAGGTGTGTTCGTTAGGGCAAATCACCAGCGCATTATTCGAGGTGGGTGGTCAGTACCGAAGAAATATGTAA
- a CDS encoding transposase yields the protein MQNKFKNKYRISSARLQTWDYSNNGAYFITICTQNRHHFFGHIKNQEMQLSEIGKLAEKFWYEIPNHFSMVELGNFVVMPNHVHGILIIDKTNDESFVETRQCLVSTIHTNSIIGSSRFQNQGKNTISSIVGSYKSIVTKMSRQINPNFAWQTRFHDHIFRNSKSFNTIQNYIEQNPLKWKEDTFYNL from the coding sequence ATGCAAAATAAATTTAAAAACAAATACCGCATTTCCTCTGCGCGTCTACAAACGTGGGATTATTCCAATAATGGTGCCTATTTTATCACCATTTGTACGCAAAATCGACATCATTTTTTTGGTCATATTAAAAATCAAGAAATGCAATTATCCGAAATAGGAAAATTGGCAGAAAAATTTTGGTATGAAATACCCAATCATTTTTCAATGGTAGAATTAGGAAATTTTGTGGTGATGCCAAATCATGTTCATGGGATTTTGATTATTGATAAAACGAATGATGAATCATTTGTAGAGACAAGGCAATGCCTTGTCTCTACAATTCATACCAATTCAATTATTGGTTCATCCCGTTTTCAAAATCAGGGAAAAAATACCATTTCATCGATTGTAGGTTCATATAAATCAATTGTGACCAAAATGTCACGTCAAATCAACCCTAATTTCGCCTGGCAAACCCGATTTCACGATCATATTTTTCGGAATTCGAAATCATTTAATACCATTCAAAATTATATCGAACAAAATCCGTTAAAATGGAAAGAAGATACATTTTATAATTTATGA
- a CDS encoding DUF1543 domain-containing protein — protein sequence MKTLNLHMIMLGCTPKGRFTEQHDIFFGIGSSVKELIPDMNAFWPEAKGRIHIDAWQKVTFVDGFSIEVIAKDEKQEQEEQLFFLNLGGYKEGDFEEYHYKILVVAKTKAEAIKKAKQTTFYKHYGFKGAESHIDDKYGVDVDDIHNIEEILSEKFKSQYRLKITKANAVLEDEKHIGYLKIDKVSV from the coding sequence ATGAAAACATTAAATTTACATATGATAATGCTTGGCTGTACCCCAAAAGGCAGGTTTACAGAACAACACGATATTTTTTTTGGAATAGGTTCAAGCGTAAAAGAATTAATTCCAGACATGAATGCTTTTTGGCCAGAAGCAAAAGGAAGAATCCATATAGATGCTTGGCAAAAAGTAACTTTTGTTGATGGATTTTCTATTGAAGTTATTGCAAAAGATGAAAAACAAGAACAAGAAGAACAATTGTTCTTTTTGAATTTAGGTGGCTATAAAGAAGGTGATTTTGAAGAATACCATTACAAAATTTTAGTTGTTGCTAAAACAAAAGCCGAAGCCATTAAAAAAGCCAAACAAACTACATTTTACAAACATTACGGATTTAAAGGAGCCGAATCGCACATTGATGACAAATATGGCGTTGATGTAGATGACATTCATAATATAGAAGAAATTCTTTCGGAGAAATTCAAATCGCAATACCGTTTAAAAATAACAAAAGCCAACGCGGTTTTAGAAGATGAAAAACACATTGGCTATTTAAAAATTGATAAAGTATCCGTATAA
- a CDS encoding FKBP-type peptidyl-prolyl cis-trans isomerase → MKSFYKIVFALGFLTSLISCQNEDSVSLTPDRPYDEVYAEDIAEIEDFLDTHYVTVDADYNTTFTQIPDGGTQTPISAMPELTFKEVDLHDITYKVYYLNLREGSGENITRVDSSFVSYKGFSFSKTTVDNVDTYTQTVFDSKQSPIWLSLDEVIRGWAHIMPLFKIGTFTSMTDGSLSFNDFGAGVMFLPSGLAYFSSGFSSIPSYSPLIFNFKLYNLRRRDHDRDGILSMYEYGPDFDEDAIDTDGDGRPDYIDVDDDADGVLTKKEREIPGTDPVQYYDFANIPLCNSTGIKVHLTPECR, encoded by the coding sequence ATGAAGAGTTTTTATAAAATTGTATTTGCTTTAGGGTTTTTAACGAGTTTGATTTCATGTCAAAATGAGGATAGTGTTTCTTTAACTCCTGATAGGCCTTATGATGAAGTTTATGCAGAAGATATAGCTGAGATTGAAGATTTTTTAGATACACATTATGTAACAGTTGATGCCGATTACAATACAACTTTTACACAAATTCCAGATGGCGGTACTCAAACCCCAATTTCTGCAATGCCTGAATTAACTTTTAAAGAGGTTGATTTGCATGATATAACGTATAAAGTTTATTATTTGAACTTAAGAGAAGGTTCTGGTGAAAATATTACCCGAGTTGATTCTTCTTTTGTATCATATAAAGGTTTTAGTTTTTCAAAAACAACGGTTGATAATGTGGATACATATACACAAACAGTTTTTGATAGTAAACAAAGCCCAATATGGTTGTCTTTAGATGAAGTTATTAGAGGTTGGGCTCATATAATGCCACTTTTTAAAATAGGAACTTTTACTTCTATGACCGATGGTAGTTTATCTTTCAATGATTTTGGTGCTGGGGTTATGTTTCTTCCTTCTGGATTAGCTTATTTTAGCTCAGGTTTTTCTTCAATTCCTTCTTATTCGCCACTCATTTTTAATTTTAAATTATATAATTTAAGAAGAAGAGATCATGATCGTGATGGTATTTTGTCTATGTATGAATACGGACCTGATTTTGATGAAGATGCTATAGATACTGATGGAGATGGCCGTCCAGATTATATTGATGTTGATGATGATGCAGATGGTGTGTTAACAAAAAAAGAAAGAGAAATTCCTGGTACTGATCCGGTTCAATATTATGATTTTGCTAATATACCTTTGTGTAATTCCACAGGTATAAAGGTACATCTTACTCCTGAATGTAGATAA
- a CDS encoding RNA-binding S4 domain-containing protein, with amino-acid sequence MRIDKLLWCLRYYKTRSIAAEAVKKGHVTVNGQVAKASREIFPIDKITLRKDQINYKLTILDIPQNRLGAKLVDMYRKDETPKEAFEHLELLKLSKEHYRAHGTGRPTKKERRDIDDYLDDNLETEEFE; translated from the coding sequence ATGCGAATTGATAAACTTTTATGGTGCTTGCGATATTACAAAACTCGAAGTATTGCAGCAGAGGCAGTTAAAAAAGGTCATGTTACCGTTAATGGTCAAGTAGCAAAAGCATCTAGAGAGATATTCCCAATAGATAAAATTACACTTAGAAAAGACCAAATCAACTACAAATTAACGATTTTAGATATTCCTCAAAATCGATTAGGAGCAAAACTTGTTGATATGTATCGAAAAGACGAAACTCCAAAAGAAGCATTTGAGCATTTAGAATTATTGAAGTTGTCAAAAGAACACTATCGTGCACATGGAACAGGTCGTCCTACAAAAAAAGAACGAAGAGATATCGACGACTATTTAGATGACAATCTTGAAACCGAAGAATTTGAATAA
- a CDS encoding YchJ family protein yields the protein MSNCYCGNSISFNDCCEPYIKGIKKAPTAETLMRSRYSAFATGAADYLVNTTHISKRRFHNKKDILTWSQANKWLKLEVLASTETTVTFKAYYLDENLKAQVHYEHSTFKLEDGKWFYVDGEY from the coding sequence ATGTCGAATTGTTATTGCGGAAATTCAATTTCATTTAATGATTGTTGTGAACCTTATATTAAAGGGATAAAAAAAGCACCAACAGCAGAAACTTTAATGCGTTCTCGTTACAGCGCTTTTGCAACAGGTGCTGCAGATTATTTGGTAAACACAACTCATATTTCTAAAAGACGCTTCCACAACAAAAAAGATATATTAACCTGGAGTCAGGCAAATAAATGGTTAAAATTAGAAGTTTTAGCTTCAACTGAAACCACGGTAACCTTCAAAGCTTATTATTTAGACGAAAATTTAAAAGCACAAGTGCATTACGAACACTCAACATTTAAATTAGAAGATGGGAAATGGTTTTATGTAGATGGAGAATATTAG
- a CDS encoding glutamine synthetase III family protein, translated as MSTFRFQALRKATDRKPVQVEELDRKSVIFGSNVFGDKAMRQFLTPEAYKAVKAAAEGVKIDRKIADYIALGMKEWALSKGVTHYTHWFQPLTGTTAEKHDAFFETFPDGSDPVEKFGGSQLVQQEPDASSFPNGGIRNTFEARGYTAWDPTSPAFIFGTTLCIPTVFVSYTGEALDNKTPLLRALQAVDAAAIEVAKYFDKNVKRVTPTLGWEQEYFLVDTALANSRPDLLATGRTLLGHTAAKGQQLDDHYFGSIPTRVLTYMRDLENECMLLGIPVKTRHNEVAPNQFELAPIFEEINLAVDHNSLLMDVMQKVAERHDFKVLFHEKPFKGVNGSGKHNNWSLATDTGINLLSPGKTPMSNLQFLTFFINTIKAVHDNEELLRASIASASNDHRLGANEAPPAIISVFIGQQLTKVLAELEGVSKGKLSPEEKTDLKLNVVGKLPDVLLDNTDRNRTSPFAFTGNKFEFRAVGSSANCAVSMTTLNTIVAKQLKDFKAEVDALIEKKDLKKDEAIFNVLREYIKQTKAILFEGDGYSDAWEKEAKKRGLSNHKTTPQALKAKVSKKTIALFEEMGVMNHVEVEARYEIELEEYMKKIQIEGRVLGDIARNHVVPTAIKYQNVLIENVKGLKEIFGKDFEKVAKEQISLIKEISEHIEGINTKVEKMTEERKKANALTSTEKMAEAYCDKVKPYFEEIRYHADKLELLVDDELWTLTKYRELLFTK; from the coding sequence ATGTCAACATTCCGTTTTCAGGCTTTAAGAAAAGCAACAGACAGAAAACCAGTTCAAGTAGAAGAATTGGATAGAAAATCAGTTATTTTTGGTAGTAATGTCTTTGGTGACAAAGCTATGCGACAATTTTTAACTCCTGAAGCTTACAAAGCGGTTAAGGCTGCTGCAGAAGGCGTTAAAATAGATAGAAAAATTGCCGACTACATTGCTTTAGGTATGAAAGAATGGGCATTATCTAAAGGTGTAACACATTATACGCACTGGTTTCAGCCATTAACAGGAACTACTGCAGAGAAGCACGATGCTTTTTTTGAAACTTTTCCTGATGGAAGTGATCCAGTTGAGAAATTTGGAGGAAGTCAATTAGTACAACAAGAACCAGATGCTTCTTCTTTTCCAAATGGTGGAATCCGTAATACTTTTGAAGCAAGAGGATATACTGCTTGGGATCCAACATCTCCAGCATTCATTTTTGGAACTACATTATGTATTCCTACAGTGTTTGTATCGTATACAGGTGAAGCTTTAGATAACAAAACACCTTTGTTAAGAGCTTTACAAGCGGTGGATGCTGCTGCTATTGAAGTTGCAAAATACTTCGACAAAAACGTAAAAAGAGTTACTCCTACATTAGGTTGGGAGCAAGAATATTTCTTAGTAGATACTGCTTTAGCTAATTCAAGACCTGATTTATTAGCTACAGGTAGAACTTTATTAGGACACACGGCTGCTAAAGGACAACAATTAGACGACCATTATTTTGGTTCAATTCCTACACGAGTTTTAACATATATGCGTGATTTAGAAAACGAGTGTATGTTATTAGGAATACCAGTAAAAACACGTCACAATGAGGTTGCGCCAAATCAGTTTGAGTTAGCACCAATTTTTGAAGAAATTAATTTAGCAGTTGATCACAACTCATTATTAATGGATGTAATGCAAAAAGTGGCTGAACGTCATGATTTTAAAGTATTATTCCATGAAAAACCTTTTAAAGGAGTTAATGGTTCTGGAAAACATAATAACTGGTCATTAGCAACAGATACTGGAATTAACTTATTATCTCCAGGAAAAACGCCAATGAGCAACTTACAATTTTTAACGTTCTTTATTAATACTATTAAAGCGGTACATGATAATGAAGAGTTATTAAGAGCGTCAATTGCATCGGCTAGTAACGATCACCGCTTAGGAGCTAACGAAGCGCCACCAGCAATTATTTCTGTTTTCATTGGACAACAATTAACTAAAGTATTAGCGGAGTTAGAAGGTGTTTCTAAAGGAAAATTATCTCCAGAAGAAAAAACGGATTTAAAATTAAACGTAGTAGGTAAATTACCAGACGTTTTATTAGATAATACAGACAGAAACAGAACATCTCCATTTGCTTTCACAGGAAATAAATTCGAGTTTAGAGCTGTTGGTTCTTCTGCAAACTGTGCGGTTTCAATGACAACTTTAAATACTATTGTTGCAAAACAATTAAAAGATTTCAAAGCTGAAGTTGATGCGTTAATCGAGAAAAAAGATTTAAAGAAAGACGAAGCTATCTTTAATGTATTAAGAGAATATATCAAGCAAACTAAAGCTATTCTTTTTGAAGGTGATGGTTATAGCGATGCTTGGGAAAAAGAAGCTAAAAAACGTGGATTAAGTAATCACAAAACAACTCCTCAAGCTTTAAAAGCTAAAGTTTCTAAAAAAACAATTGCTCTTTTTGAAGAAATGGGTGTAATGAACCATGTTGAGGTTGAAGCGCGTTACGAAATCGAATTGGAAGAATACATGAAAAAAATCCAAATTGAAGGACGTGTTTTAGGTGATATTGCTCGTAATCATGTAGTTCCTACAGCTATTAAATATCAAAATGTTTTAATTGAAAACGTTAAAGGTCTAAAAGAAATTTTTGGAAAAGATTTCGAAAAAGTAGCCAAAGAACAAATTTCATTAATTAAAGAAATTTCTGAGCACATTGAAGGAATCAATACGAAAGTAGAGAAAATGACAGAAGAGCGTAAAAAAGCAAATGCTTTAACTAGTACTGAAAAAATGGCTGAAGCTTACTGTGATAAAGTAAAACCTTACTTCGAAGAAATTCGTTACCATGCTGATAAATTAGAGTTATTAGTAGACGACGAACTTTGGACATTAACAAAATACAGAGAGTTATTGTTCACGAAATAA
- a CDS encoding GyrI-like domain-containing protein: MKPTIKTFPTTKFIGINSQFSYSDYRIGELWGEFMPRRNEIRNTIGKDLFNIQINPENFDFNPQTEFVKWAVVPVTDFDFIPEGMQKLIVEEGLYAVFNHVGDAVKARETFSYIFGIWLPNSEYELDNRPHFEILGEMYKNDSPDSEEEIWIPIKKKI; this comes from the coding sequence ATGAAGCCAACAATAAAAACCTTTCCAACTACAAAATTCATCGGAATAAATAGTCAATTTTCGTATTCAGATTATCGAATAGGGGAATTATGGGGGGAATTTATGCCTAGAAGAAATGAAATTCGAAATACGATAGGTAAAGATTTATTCAACATTCAAATCAATCCCGAAAATTTTGATTTCAATCCACAAACCGAATTTGTGAAATGGGCTGTAGTTCCTGTAACAGATTTTGATTTTATTCCTGAAGGAATGCAAAAATTAATAGTAGAAGAAGGTTTGTATGCAGTTTTTAATCACGTTGGTGATGCAGTAAAAGCTAGAGAAACCTTTAGTTATATTTTCGGTATTTGGTTGCCTAATTCGGAATATGAATTAGATAATCGACCTCATTTTGAAATTTTGGGTGAGATGTATAAAAACGATAGTCCTGATTCGGAAGAGGAAATTTGGATTCCAATTAAGAAAAAAATCTAA
- a CDS encoding OmpA family protein, whose amino-acid sequence MRKYLFLLLLFSSISFGQSKFTVYFDTDSDQLKLKELIRFDDFFRNKKVKFIKLIGYCDYRASNGYNDTLAYNRAKFVSNIIEKVADQKQIEIISKGENFEQNHDLKLNRKVEIYYEEIQLDEILDKDDTIENNKNNNLSSQVTTVKVGDKLILKNLHFYNRSGIFVPESRPVLEELLQIMKSNPNLKIEIQGHICCQMGTDVEDTAKVRALAVYNYLYNNGISKNRLSYKSFGSTRPIHTIPENNENERNENRRVEIQIVAN is encoded by the coding sequence ATGAGAAAATATTTATTCCTTTTACTTCTTTTTAGTTCGATTTCTTTTGGACAATCTAAATTCACGGTTTATTTTGATACTGATTCTGATCAATTAAAACTAAAGGAACTGATTCGTTTTGATGATTTCTTTAGAAATAAAAAAGTCAAATTCATAAAACTTATAGGCTATTGCGATTATCGTGCTTCAAATGGTTATAACGATACGTTGGCATACAACAGAGCTAAATTTGTATCAAATATTATCGAAAAAGTTGCTGACCAAAAGCAAATTGAAATTATTAGTAAAGGCGAAAATTTCGAACAAAATCACGATTTAAAATTGAATCGTAAAGTTGAGATTTACTATGAAGAAATACAATTAGATGAAATATTAGATAAGGACGACACTATTGAAAATAATAAGAATAATAATTTATCTTCCCAAGTTACAACAGTAAAAGTAGGCGATAAGTTAATTTTGAAAAATTTACATTTCTACAATCGTTCTGGGATTTTTGTTCCTGAATCGCGACCAGTTTTAGAGGAATTACTCCAAATTATGAAATCTAACCCGAATCTTAAAATCGAAATTCAAGGTCATATTTGTTGTCAAATGGGTACCGATGTTGAAGATACTGCTAAAGTAAGAGCGCTTGCTGTTTACAATTACCTTTATAATAATGGAATTTCAAAAAATAGGCTGAGTTATAAAAGTTTTGGGAGTACCCGCCCAATTCACACAATTCCAGAAAATAACGAAAATGAAAGAAATGAAAATAGAAGGGTAGAAATTCAAATTGTAGCTAATTAA